A DNA window from Vigna angularis cultivar LongXiaoDou No.4 chromosome 1, ASM1680809v1, whole genome shotgun sequence contains the following coding sequences:
- the LOC108337780 gene encoding pentatricopeptide repeat-containing protein At5g46580, chloroplastic — translation MATPLSTVVDVYFTDTKRTRLSVTNPCRQKGIRKCFIHCSTSNSTPEAPPTPASDSKKKSTSLSDQLAPLANKTLSTVAGDQSYAFSKGKSTWVNPTKAKRNVLSSERQKRATYSYSPQLKDLKRFVQKLNECGSSEDEFLPSLEDIPRPLTRENVLLILNTLKPWQKTRLFLNWIKTQNLLPMETIFYNVTMKSLRFGKQFALIEELAHQMIDTGVPLDNITYSTIISCAKKCNLFHKAVQWFEMMYKTGLMPDEVTYSAILDVYARLGKVEEVISLYERGRASGWKPDPITFSVLGKMFGEAGDYDGIRYVFQEMESVGVQPNLVVYNTLLEAMGKAGKPGFARGLFEEMIESGVVPNEKTLTAVIKIYGKARWSRDALELWQRMKENDWPMDFILYNTLLNMCADVGLVEEAETLFRDMKQSAHCKPDSWSYTAMLNIYGSQGDVDKAMKLFEEMSKSGVELNVMGFTCLIQCLGRAMEFDDLVRVFYSSVERGIKPDDRLCGCLLSVVSLSQGNKDEEKVLACLQQANPKLVAFIQLIEDEKTSFETVKEEFKGIMNSAVVEVRRPFCNCLIDICRNKDLLERAHELLYLGTLYGLYPSLHHKTDEEWCLDVRSLSVGAALTALEEWMWTLTKIVKREETLPELFLAQTGTGAHKFAQGLHISFSSHLRKLAVPFRQSEEKVGCFSATREDLISWVQSNSTAAATAT, via the coding sequence ATGGCTACTCCACTGTCTACCGTTGTGGATGTGTACTTCACAGACACCAAAAGAACAAGATTGAGCGTCACAAACCCTTGTAGGCAAAAAGGCATTAGAAAATGTTTCATACACTGCTCCACTTCAAATTCTACTCCAGAGGCTCCTCCCACACCAGCTTCAGACAGCAAGAAGAAGAGCACTTCCTTATCCGACCAACTCGCACCCCTTGCCAACAAAACCCTATCCACTGTCGCAGGAGACCAATCCTATGCCTTTTCTAAGGGAAAATCCACTTGGGTCAACCCCACCAAAGCAAAGCGCAATGTGTTGTCCTCTGAGAGACAGAAGCGCGCTACTTACTCGTACAGTCCACAGTTGAAAGATTTGAAACGCTTTGTTCAAAAACTGAATGAGTGTGGTTCGTCTGAAGATGAATTCTTGCCTTCTTTGGAGGATATTCCACGCCCTCTTACTAGAGAAAACGTGTTGTTGATACTCAACACCTTGAAGCCATGGCAAAAGACTCGTCTTTTTCTGAATTGGATCAAGACCCAGAATTTGCTTCCCATGGAAACCATCTTCTACAATGTCACAATGAAGTCTTTGAGATTTGGGAAACAGTTTGCGCTGATAGAAGAACTTGCACACCAGATGATCGACACTGGGGTTCCGCTGGATAACATCACTTACTCCACCATCATCTCGTGTGCCAAGAAGTGTAACCTCTTTCACAAGGCTGTGCAGTGGTTTGAGATGATGTACAAGACTGGTTTGATGCCTGATGAGGTAACTTACTCTGCTATTTTAGATGTTTATGCTAGGTTAGGCAAGGTTGAAGAGGTGATAAGTTTGTATGAGAGAGGTAGAGCGAGTGGGTGGAAGCCTGATCCCATCACATTCTCTGTGCTGGGGAAGATGTTTGGGGAGGCTGGGGACTATGATGGCATTAGATATGTGTTTCAGGAGATGGAGTCTGTTGGGGTGCAGCCTAATTTGGTTGTGTATAATACCTTGCTGGAGGCAATGGGAAAGGCTGGCAAGCCTGGGTTCGCAAGGGGCCTGTTTGAAGAAATGATTGAGTCAGGGGTTGTACCGAACGAGAAGACTCTGACGGCGGTTATTAAGATATATGGAAAGGCCAGGTGGTCTAGAGATGCTTTGGAGTTGTGGCAACGAATGAAGGAAAATGACTGGCCTATGGATTTTATCTTGTATAATACATTGCTGAACATGTGTGCAGATGTTGGACTGGTGGAGGAAGCTGAAACTTTGTTCAGGGACATGAAGCAGTCTGCACATTGCAAGCCAGACAGTTGGAGTTACACGGCAATGCTCAACATATACGGGAGTCAAGGAGATGTCGACAAGGCAATGAAATTGTTTGAAGAGATGAGCAAGTCGGGTGTTGAACTCAATGTGATGGGGTTTACTTGTTTGATTCAGTGCTTGGGAAGGGCTATGGAATTTGATGATTTGGTAAGAGTTTTTTATTCTTCAGTTGAGAGGGGAATTAAGCCAGATGATAGGCTATGTGGTTGCTTGCTATCTGTTGTATCTCTTTCTCAGGGTAACAAGGATGAGGAAAAAGTCCTTGCTTGCTTGCAGCAAGCTAACCCAAAATTGGTTGCCTTTATTCAATTGATTGAAGATGAAAAAACTAGTTTTGAGACTGTCAAGGAAGAGTTCAAGGGTATCATGAACAGCGCAGTGGTTGAAGTGAGAAGACCCTTCTGTAACTGCTTGATTGACATATGTAGAAACAAAGATCTTCTAGAGAGAGCCCATGAGCTACTCTACTTGGGAACCTTGTATGGATTATACCCAAGTTTGCACCACAAAACTGATGAGGAATGGTGCTTGGACGTTAGATCTTTATCAGTTGGTGCAGCACTAACAGCACTTGAAGAGTGGATGTGGACGCTCACCAAAATTGTTAAGCGGGAGGAGACACTGCCAGAGTTATTCCTTGCCCAAACTGGTACTGGTGCTCATAAGTTTGCCCAAGGGctccatatttctttttcctctcattTGAGGAAGCTAGCTGTGCCCTTTAGGCagagtgaagaaaaagttgGCTGTTTCAGTGCAACTAGAGAGGATTTAATCTCTTGGGTGCAATCGAACTCCACGGCAGCTGCTACAGCTACATAG